From Prevotella sp. oral taxon 299 str. F0039:
CCTTATGCAGTGGAAAAGATAACTCCACCTAAAGGAAAAAAGGTGAAAAATGTCATCCTAATGATAGGTGACGGAATGAGTTTGATGCATATTTACACGGCATGGACTTGCAACAGAGGACAACTTTGGTTAGAGAATGCACAATATACAGGACTTTCTAAAACTCCTTGTCTCAATCGATTAGTGACCGATTCGGGTGCAGGAGGTACAGCATTATCGAGTGGAGTGAAAACTCGTTATCACGCAGTGGGCGTAGATGGCGATGGAAAACCAGTACCTTCGCTTTGCAAGTTGGCGCAACAAAAAGGCAAGTCGGCAGGTATAGCAGTCACATGTCGTCTTTGGGACGCCACACCCGCAACGTTCTGTTGTCACAATAGCGACAGAGATAGAGAGCAAGAGATTGCTGCCGACTATGTAAATTGTGGTATTGACTATGCTTTTGGAGGCGGAGCGAAGTTCTTTGAACGGCGTAATGACGGAAGAAATCTATTTAATGAGCTTACCAAAAAGGGCTATCAGATAGCTCGTTCATGGGAAAGTTTGGAGAAAATAAATAGTGGTAAGGTCTTTGCAGTACCTTATTTGGTAGACACTCCGCTACCAGATGAGCGTGGAGATTTGCTTGCTCGAGCATCATTAAAGGGCATTGACTTACTTAATCAAAATAAAAAAGGTTTCTTTATGATGATAGAAGGATCGCAGTTAGATGATTATGGCCACTTTAATCAATTAGATATGCTCATGAAAGAAACGCACGACTTCGACAGAACTATTGGTGCTGTGATGAAATGGGCGGCTAAAGATGGTGAAACACTTGTGGTTGTGACTGCCGATCACGAAACAGGAGGATTGACATTGTTAGGTGGTGACCTTGAAAAAGGCACTGTTACTTGTCATTTCTCAACCCGAGATCATTCTGGAACGATGGTACCTGTCTATGCATTTGGTCCAGGTTCAGAGCAATTTACAGGTTTTATGAATAATACCGACATATTTAAAAAGATTAAAAAGCTTCTAAAGCTTTAAGTAAGAACCCTTT
This genomic window contains:
- a CDS encoding alkaline phosphatase, with the protein product MNYHAISLCTLFLSFVLGVKGQQNTTQTYTLKTPYAVEKITPPKGKKVKNVILMIGDGMSLMHIYTAWTCNRGQLWLENAQYTGLSKTPCLNRLVTDSGAGGTALSSGVKTRYHAVGVDGDGKPVPSLCKLAQQKGKSAGIAVTCRLWDATPATFCCHNSDRDREQEIAADYVNCGIDYAFGGGAKFFERRNDGRNLFNELTKKGYQIARSWESLEKINSGKVFAVPYLVDTPLPDERGDLLARASLKGIDLLNQNKKGFFMMIEGSQLDDYGHFNQLDMLMKETHDFDRTIGAVMKWAAKDGETLVVVTADHETGGLTLLGGDLEKGTVTCHFSTRDHSGTMVPVYAFGPGSEQFTGFMNNTDIFKKIKKLLKL